The following coding sequences are from one Carassius gibelio isolate Cgi1373 ecotype wild population from Czech Republic chromosome B7, carGib1.2-hapl.c, whole genome shotgun sequence window:
- the LOC127962268 gene encoding C-type lectin domain family 17, member A-like — protein MMKRVLLLVFLGALMPVTFPQTRMFYFVPKLMRWSDAQIHCRRNYIDLATIDDQTDRDEMIRVIRQFHNGDVWTGLSRTDKSAPWVWSDQSPFTFMPWAPNQPNNCHGNQYCVAMNQGAELNDLNCEGTLPSVCYTERLKQTVRLEIKSNQNVNDPAVNSEILLQIGKRLKENGLKDYVKLSWKIQPDANVFQKIDATQQTEPCKTDRRKTFY, from the exons ATGATGAAGAGGGTTTTGCTCTTGGTTTTTCTTGGAG CTCTGATGCCTGTGACATTCCCACAGACTCGTATGTTTTACTTTGTGCCAAAATTGATGAGATGGTCAGATGCGCAGATACACTGCAGACGGAATTACATTGATCTGGCCACCATCGATGACCAAACTGATAGGGATGAGATGATAAGAGTCATACGGCAGTTTCATAATGGGGACGTGTGGACTGGACTCAGTCGGACAGACAAGAGCGCTCCCTGGGTCTGGTCCGATCAGAGCCCATTCACGTTCATGCCATGGGCTCCCAATCAGCCAAACAACTGTCATGGCAATCAGTACTGTGTGGCAATGAATCAGGGGGCGGAGCTTAATGATCTTAACTGTGAAGGAACCCTTCCTTCTGTTTGCTATACTG AGAGACTCAAACAGACGGTGAGActggaaatcaaatcaaatcaaaatgtgaATGATCCTGCTGTGAATTCGGAGATTCTGCTGCAG ATAGGGAAGAGATTGAAGGAGAATGGATTAAAAGATTATGTAAAGCTCTCATGGAAGATTCAGCCAGATGCAAATGTCTTCCAAAAGATTGATGCCACTCAACAGACTGAACCttgtaaaacagacagaagaAAGACGTTTTATTGA